A stretch of DNA from Glycine max cultivar Williams 82 chromosome 18, Glycine_max_v4.0, whole genome shotgun sequence:
caagataaaatatatcaatgccaaaaaaaaattattagatgatTCAGAATTATAATCTCAATTATTTTGGTATGACATATAATCAactgttattaatttttaatatgtgtTACATAAAAATATTGACATGAAGCATATATAAGTAGTAGTTCACGACAATCTAATAATTTCTCAGATAATAAATTGGATAAATTAAAGATCAAACTTGGTACTTAAATGCAAAAATATGCAACAAAGACgcaaagcaaaaaattaaaatgcaaaactATATGTAAAGAAATTAATCAACTAATTATATAGCCTTGTGGAATTACAAATTGTGTTTTATCTTACACTGTCATcttgttatataaataatattctaaTGTTCATAGACATCATaagcatataaaaataaattaaacaatataACAAGCTAGGGAAACaaattaaagagagagagagaaccatGATGGAGGAGAAGCGTGGATTGATGGGAAGGAAAACATCTTTGAGAAGAGCATATGTTTGCAAGTCATCAATTGGAACTTCGAATTCTAAAACTCCAATGATGTATATGCATAGCACAGAGCTGTTGAAGTATTGTCCCACAGGACTCACTGGTTCTGCTTGCTCCTCCTTTTGGTGTTCCATAGTGCTGTATACTTTTTTGTGTAGTTTCACGACTTGAGAATTAAGGGGGAAATGAAACCATATATATAGTACACAGAATGAGGGTGAGGACTAAAAGCAACCGATACAGACGTGCCAACTGGTTTTACTTTGATAGGAACGAAAGTGTTATAGCGCAAGAATGATTCAACTATATATGAGAACAAGAAATTTAGGTGCCATTAGATTAACAGGtataaattacatttaagcacttcaattattaatcaataccctccaaataataatttatctatatTTGTGATATTATGTTACGTACATTACTtttttacagtaaaaaaaagtgaaaatacgcttcttacattttttttcctaaatataaattacatcTTACGttgacttttatttatttgacaacTTAtgattcctttttattttccttctttgaaCAATTCTTATAGTATAAAAACATATCCGGCTGTTTTAAAGTCAAGATATACTAATTGCTTTTCACACATTCTGTAAAAGCATGCTTGAGTTTATCAGTCAGCGATAAACACATATATTTCCAAAAGGGAATGGGATCCCCTGCAGTTTCAAAATGAATTGTAGggtatatcaataaattaaatctaattttgaaagataaatatattatttgataattaaaaaaaagtcaaaggaTGCAATTCATTTCAGAACTGTGGATGCCCTAAATACATACTTTGAGTTAGTTTCACACCAAACACCACCGAATATTAGCTTGCTAACTAGTAACTACATAtcaacgaaaattaaataatctaaGCTGACCTTAGCATTTATTGTCCCAATGTGTTTACACCCAGACATCAAATAATACGACAAATACTGTGCTAACAAATTCATTCATTTCATACCAGCCGTATGTGTACAGTGAATCATATGATGTTGAAAATCATAGGCTTCCTATTTTTAATaagattcaaaataaattaaaatttaaatatatttttcttacctatttttttatcattaaaatataattatattactaagGATACCAGAAGTATCATAAAGTGTTACAATACAGACACCACACACCGAAGGCCTCTAAGCTAAACTCACATTTAGCCAGTACAAATGTACAATTAATTAATGGATGAAAATATTCTCTAACCAAAAAGAGTCCATAGGAGTAAAAATGAGTTAAGTCAAGTTTTTCTAGACTTAAATTCgatttaaatttgattcattAGGTGTCGTACTTTTTTTTAGGCTCGACTCAATTTACATAAAAGTTTAACTTGATCTAACGAGCCTAAAAGtaaactcatttattttgttcctGCAGGTACACCACAATACAGCAGCCCAGACAACCCGTCAACCACTCCTTTTCCTGTTTTGATCTCGAGTAGTGATACGTGCACACTTCCTAATTTTAAACATCTCACTGAAccatctcatttttctttgtctttctcttttcaTCAGATCGTAaattctattatatttatattttttttctctctcactagATGTTGAATAGCATTAGGGTGTTcatcaaacatttttctttgatcTCAGCAATTGTGTGTTGCCAGAAGTGTGTGGCTCTGGTTCCTCTGGGAGAACTGATGACACGTTTAGCCATCTATAACAATTTTGCCAAACACCCCACACCCTCCACGAGAATAACCAGTGAACCATAGATTCTTCAAAGATGTTGTAGTACTGAATATGCACTTTTCACTGAGAAAATACTATTATCTTCCTCCTCCTACATCCACGAATCCGCAACCCCATACCGCAGCACACAAGGTACCAAGAGTTGTTGTAGTTGTAAAAGGTCACACGCTCCCATTTGAACATGATCCATCTCCATTGTAGGTTCCATATCCACCCTCCATCCCTCCAAACCACCATATCCttaatgatttgatttttttgtaaagATAGAAGAAAACGCTAGCCTAGGATACCTATCAATAAGCCTTTCATCTCCAATCGAATTAACAAGCCAAAACCGGCAATGATATCCCTCACCTAAAACCCACTTCACCCTCCTATCGAACCACCTCTCCACATTACCCCCTCCACACTTGGACACTAAATCCCTCCACCATAATGAAGATTTTTATCCCACTCACCTCTCTCTAGTCTTCTCAACCCCTCATACTTTGACTCAAGAATCTCCACCCAAAAAGAATCCCTATGgttaaacaaaaatcatttccACTTTACAATCAAAGCttcattaaacataaaaatattcttaatgtCTAGACCTCATGTTCctttgacaaaaaatattttccccAACTCATCCACCTCACCTTTTTCTCACCTCACCACCACATCCCAAAGAAAATCTTTTGGAATAGCCATCATACTGTTTACTATTTGCCACCTCCCGTGGCAcctagaaaaaaagaaagaaagaaaatagctAGAGGTTAGCACGAAATTTACCAAACAAACTCTCCCAACAAAGAAAATGATTTAGATTTTCATGGGATAAGTTTTTTCTTGaatttaacaattatatagGTCTCCATGTTTTTACCCTTCTTGGAGTAGCACCCATCATAGAGATTcccaaataatataatatgtgatataatctattttaattttattatctaaacttcacttttttttactatttcaaatatttttattttagtatttatcaTTCATCATAATTCATTAAGTGACactttattaattataacataGTGATGACAATAGTTAAGTTTGAGTAGGGTCCTCCTTTAGTACCCATCCACATATTCACATTTAAAAGTAACACTCATACCAGGTCTCATATCCATGCGGGTAGTTATTTTAATCATCATTCTCGTAGTCGCTGAATATCTATATACTTGAACTCACGACTCGTATTTTACTTATGTATGAagttaataatgaaaaattaataaaaaaaaataattaaaaaaagtattacaattatagtaaaaattcattcttaaataattcaaatataataCTAGAAGTATATACACATAATGttaaaagtaataatattaaattttctcatcttctaaattttcttctacAATAGTAttgaattttctcatttttgttgtctttaattaattaattaatttaaattcttgtttaattacttctcttatttgatttaattttccgTCAATTTAAATTACTGTTGTTTCCATAaccttttcaaatcaatttttttaacttcttttattaatcaaatatttatctatctaagtacaaacaaaattcTTATAAATTCGACACTcgaattttcattttaactttactacttgagatAAATTAATACACTTACCAATCCATCAACATCATATGACGAATCCATATGGCCATATGGattgttaaaaatatgttttatgaaataatttaaaattaataacgtATGCAAGCCTTAAACATGTGACTTTCATGTTATTAACACAACGCTCTTATCAATTAAGCTAATAGGTCaattatattctaaaataattagtgTCATTATATATAggctaaaatttctaatttatatttaatacatatataagtttacataataaattttgtaataattaaatttttttacatatataaatttttattaaacctattatttttatttaaaatttatacatttaaaaaaatatattattagatcaaaattaatttacaaaatttatcatgtaaacttatatatgtattaaatatacattagaaattttaatgttatatatacgacattaattattttataacataattgacttaTTAGTTCAATTGATTAGAGCGTCGTGCTAATAACATGAAAATCACATATTCGAGATGAAAATCACATATTCGAGACCTGCATGAACAATTAATTGTTGTATGCAAACACAATCATGAAACCATTTTATTCTTGTTTATGTGTCATTTGTAAAGTTTAAGAtcacattaattattcttttatcaattatagtcttactgatttctttatttttaattaatttacacgtATATTTATTgtggagagaaaagaaaaatgaaaaaaaaaaagaaatttcacaattattttattaaaattaagaaaatttgttgcatttttttatttctacaaaacatcttaaaatagaaataaaaaggaacaaatataatataaaagaacttaattaactatgtttatttaattaattgattacaattATGCTGAATCATATGAAAAATGTTAGATGAACACTCATTGTATTATTTAAAACGTAGCAAGAGgaaaaaatctaaatataatagaatttatgataaaataaaaaaataaaaaatgttaagaaatgttaaaaaatatttaaaataataaaatatttatataacattattctttttatatttatatttttatcatactataacatcagtgaaataaattatttatctcttCACTCattctatattatattttaaacacCTCGAGTTCCCCCAGAGATAAAAAATTAGGGATTggatttatttctttcaatatCTTATTCCTCCTCGAGTTCCTTTTATATTACACTTTAAACACCTCGTGCAAAGCGGGCTTTGTTTATTTTCAGGTTAAAAAAAGTTTCCAACCAGATATAAAAGCCATAGCAGCCTCTTGATCACCGTACACATTTGTTGTGGCTTAGTTAATCCTCAGATGGCAGTGGAAAATATCAAAGTCCACGAAGAGTCCAACGTTGCCCCTCCACCATCATCAACACAATCACTATCCCTCCCTTTCACTTTGTATGACACTTTGTTCCTCAGGTTCCCTTCCATTGACTGGATCTTCTTCTATTCCCTCAATGCTCAACAATCAGAACCTTCTTTCTTCTATGCCAATGTGATTCCAAAGCTCAAagcctctctctctcacaccctCCTACACTACCCTCCTCTCGCTGGCAACATTCTTTGGCCTTCTGATTCCACAATTCCAATCATCAGTTACACCCCTGGTGATGCCGTTTCCGTCGTTGTTGCTGAGTCCAATGCTGAATTCAACCACTTCATAGATTACTCAGTGCCCCATGAAGCAACAGAGTCTCGTTTTTTAGTACCCCACTTGGAATCCTCGGATTCTCGTGCTTCTGCCCTAGCTCTTCAGATCACTCTTTTCCCCAACAAAGGCTTCAGCATTGGCATCAGCATCCACCATGCTGCTGTTGATGGAAGATCTTCCACCATGTTCATCAAGGCTTGGGCTTCTCTGTGCCAACAAATTATTATGAACTATGAAACAACATCACAAAGTGTGGTGGTGCCATCTTTGGTGCCGGAGTTGGAGCCTTCCTTTGACAGAACACTCATCAAAGACCCGGGAAATTGGAACCGCTTCTTGTTAGCAAAATGGTGCCCTAATATTGCTAATGGAAACAGTGATGGTGATGATAATGGGAAGCGAACCGTGAAGATTCTACCTTCCCCACCAAGACTCAAGGAAGCGTTTTCAGCCACGTCAGTGATTAAACCAACAATTGAGGAAGCAGTTAGAGCCACGTTTGTTCTCACACGAGAGGATTTGGAGAAGATAAAGAAAAGGGTCTTCTCCAAGTGGGACCAAGTGAAAGACCCAGAACCAGAACcagaatcagaatcagaatcaaAATCAACGGTTAATTCTTCTTCAAAGCCACCAACTTTATCATCCTTTGTTCTTGCATGTGCATATTCTGTTGTGTGTATTGCAAAAGCGGTTCACGGGGTTGAAAAGGAGAAGCAAAAGTTTGGTTTCTGGTTCCCGGTGGATTATAGGGCTAGGTTAGAGCCTCCAATCCCTGATACCTATTTTGGAAACTGTGTGTGGAGCCACTTGGTGGATGCAGAACCCTTGGACTTCATAAAGGAAGAAGGGCTCGTCCTTGTTGCAAAAAGCATTAACAGAAAAGTGAAGACCTTACACAAGGAAGAAGTTTTCGGTAAATCGTCTTCTCGGTTCATGGCTTTGGCTAAAGAAGGAGCTGAAATGTTGGGAGTGTCGATGTCTAACAAATTTATGGTTTATGAGACTGATTTTGGTTGGGGGAAGCCTGCTAAGGTGGACATTATAAATTTGGATAGGGCTTCGAATTTGACCATGGGGTTGTTGGACAGCAAGGATGGGGATGGAGGTGTTGAAGTGGGGCTCGTTATGCATCAGAAGGTGATGGATCTCTTTGGTACTATTTTTCATGGAGGACTGAAAGATGAGTGATGGATTCGGAGCTCTTGTTTGTTAATTAATTCACCTGAGATGTGAAACATTGCATCTGAGTTCGGTTTATTTAAGTTATAAATGCTTTTGAAGGCTTCTTTGTCGAAAATATAGAGTTTTTCTGGTagaaaagcttttaaaaaaCTCCAAGAGGAAGGTTGTGAGTTTCTATTTCCTGTTTAAGGTggaattgttctttcttttgtgaCTGTATTTAAAGGTTTTTGTTTACATTAATTTTGTCCTTTTAGTATTGTAATTGTAGAGTCATGTGTAGTATAATAATTATGAGTTGctctattataataaatagAGTACCAACTCACGTAGCTTGTGTACgtgttaaaataatatattcaacCTCCTCTGTTTTGAagtctcttctttatttttctaacaGAGTGACAGTAGGCAGGGCTTTAAGTTTTGGGAATTGCAAACtgatttgaataattttgtacatagattaaaataaaatatattttaaaaaagttaattgaCTGCAGGATATCCATATCCATAGTTGTCCACGGTGTTGCACATGCATGCTTATTATTATAcagttttaaaaatgaaatttttttttaaacacaaaacgccattcctttaattttgagaaaaaaatatgtgtatacaaaaaaacttaaaaatcataaataaaaatgattgtacgttatgtcatcattttttttatgttcaaatAATGTTTGTATATTGATCATCTTCTTGTGTCGAAACTTTTTGTACCCTCCCCCAACCTAAGTAAATTTCAAAAAGCTCTTGTCAATTTTGTTATCAGTCATCAGACCATATTCTacattatttgatattttaataatttcataaaactaCTAACCACATATTAGAAATTGCAATAattgtattcattttttaatcatttataaaataagattaatcatATTTATGCACGTAATTATCCGCAAATTCTAAGTAAACACTGGTTTGTAAAATTTGGGTTGGACTCTAAATTAAGTATCTAAACCACTTATATATTTTGGCACTTGCCAacttttttagtataaaatattatagttcacttttaacttttaaagttctttttctttttcaaaattattcctTATGTTCAGTGGTGGAACTtaactaattattttgaaaGGATCAAAACAGTAAGTGATATTTATATTACCAAATTTTAATGTTACAGATAAGTGTGTGTGAGGATGTGAGTGTGAGTCTGTTTGTGAGTATGTGTGAGAAAAATGATCTTTTGAGACTAACTCTTGGTTTTCGTTATTTACTTTCTTAAAATTTGGTTCTAACAAGTAAATAATCTTAAtaagttattaaattttaagaaaataaataataaaaatgaggaGTAATTAATCTTAACTGATTCATAGTTAAAAATTGGTTCTGAAATAGTTCATTAATATGGCTTTAGAACTGGTTTAGGGGTTAAAAGTCAATTCTGTAAAGGATTGAAAACTAGCTAGTTCTGCACTGTTCTAAAGCCTTTGATGAGCAGTGTTGTTTCTCATTTTGTGATGAAGCTATGATGGGACATTTGATATTGGGGCTGAACATGACAAGGATTACTTATTGTATCCAAGTCCAATGAAATaaaggttttgaaagtttactCTAGGAGGCAGAAAGATATGGGAGTGGGAGGAAATTAGTAGAGTGTTCTGGTATCAAAATTGTTAGGAGTGGGAGAATATAGGTTGTGGCCAGTGGAGAGAGAATGAGGAGTTTTGGGAAAAGGAAAGTTCTTATTGCGAAGGGATTACAGAAGCCATGAGCTCTGGTTTATGAGAGATGTTCTGTATTGCGTTTTATTTTCTACTCGATTACAGCAATAATCtactttgtttttgaatattCTTTACCTATCAGGCTATGTTGATTACTATTTCAATTCTTGCTgactatatttttaaatttttatttaagttattaagagcatgaaagtgtgtttcgatatacaaaattttaacagaggaaattaatttattaaaaaatttgaatttctgtattataaaatttattatttagatgtttttttagaagaatttaaatttttagaattttaaaataaaattttaaataactaaaaatatgaaattttaattttcttttaaaaaaaaatgagaaattaaaatccTCTTTGTTTCAAAACgtttgcatatttttttattaactttatcatctcttttaaaagaaaatttctgaaatccttaaaatattgaaaatttttgaatttaatttattttatccaaatataaaatttttaaaatttaaaatttatcagaatttaaaattttctcatcCAATACCCTCTTAAGTGattttaaatagtaatttgTGATTATAATTGTGACCGCAATGTcaagtattttgatttttaataatcacATCGCGACGGTAATTATGACTATATCAGTCTCATTTTTCTACCATTGCCTGtttaataaagatttttttggtTCATTATAACCGCAACCATAATTTAAAACCATATACCTCGGCATTCTTATCGAATTCTTGCCTACTCTTTCctaataaatacataatgatGTCATCAATACTAATGTTGGTCAAATTTTGCATTTATTCATTCAGGCTAAATGGCTAATAGTAGAAAAACATaacttcataataataatattaaaaaaaaaccttcataTCCAAAATCAACAGAGATAATAAGTGGACCTCGTTTATTAAGTTTCAGAGCATACACACATATattccttaaaaattaaaacttaataaaaaatatatgaactaATAAGATagttgtacaaaaaaaaaaaacaatcaatccaattttccaaacaaataTAAGAATTTAGCTTCTGTGCAGATCAGGAACACACTAAAGTTTTGTTTTGTCAAGAATGTGCTGTAGCTGCTTCTAGTATCATCTGAAATGCACTTTGAATGCATGACTTCAATTTCTCTTCATCTATAAAGTCCTTTTCCGTCTTTAGGGTAACTCTAAGCACTCCCACATAGCTCATAATTGAAATGGCAAGACTCTGCAATCCACATAATTAATTGATGTTTAAATAGATCGAGCTCTGGGTACGTAAAAAATAGCCTTAAAGCAAATAATTGAGAAATCATTCttaaaatgtcattttcttattaaaaatctatcatttataaaaaaataaattattaaatttgtgagaattatattttatttctttcattttatttttttaataaaactatgaaatatttgttaaaattgaaattttaacctttttttttgtttccctcTAAAACCTCAACACACCACCACTCACATGATTGATTATGCAAAGTTGGAAAGATATCTAATTAGGATACCTCTGGTCCACCAGCCAATGTGAAATATAAGCCTTTCACTGGATGATTAGCTAAAGACATTTGTTGCATCGGTCCAACCAAGCTTGAAATCACTGCACTTGATTTCGTTACTGTCCCTCGAAGGTGTTTAGCTACTGCCTGCAACAAAATTaaccaattataaaaaaaccctGTTGAGTTGAAGTTCTTATGTACTTAACATCgtgaaatcatatatatatatatatatatataaattgaatatgatTTCATGATGTTATTATACATAGATACTAACCTCTTGTCCTCTGAATTTGCTCTCCGTGTCCAAAAGAATCCCAGTGAGGGCAACAGCTAAAGATTGTTTCTTTCTCTTGATTATATTATGCGAGTCCCAGATAAAATCTAACGGGTTTgacattttgttttgatttaattttggaaTTGGTACATGCAAGAAGGAGATTTTATTCCCCCATGGACCCTTGGCTTTATTATTCAGCATTTCATTTATTGATTGGTAACCTTCGATGTTTCTCGTATTCAATAAAACCAAAGCAGTGGAGTCTGCCGTTTTTGACTTGGAGTCCATGTCTTGCATATATAACCTAGTCCCATAGAACACGATTCCAGTGATCACATCGTTTATTGTCTGCCATTAGAGAGAATCATGTAAAGGAAACATGATAGTCTGATGTCAAAACACAATAGGAAAAGTTCATGGCATTAATATAATTAAGGCAAGAGAAAGCAGATAATGATTGAATGTCTTTAATTTGTACATAGTACTATATATGATTTAAGTGCTCTATATAAGTTCATAAAGGATTATAGTGACATGTAGAATAtagtttttcatgttttttgtgtgGACATATTTTATCTCAAAATTAAAGGAATGACTTTTTGTTTCCAAGTtttgtgtttaaaaaatattgtcattttttaaaGGGTGTAATAATAAGCATGCGTCTATTATTTTCCTAAACTTTGAGGCACAAGTAcatttcaaatgaaaatcatattttttaagtaatgttAACCACGTGGACGTAAATTAAACTcctttaaacatattttatgttaaattatgtACACAATATTCAAATCACTTTGCCGTTCAGATGTAAAAttaattgcataaaaaattgaaaaaaaaacgttTATCGTATACATAACTTAATTtccattttgtaaaaaaaaaacttaatttccttaaaataaatgatttggAGTCACTTAATTATATTACTTGACACTTTTTTCTTACACTTAGTGAAGTAAAGAAATAGTAAAAGATATAAGTATAATAAgtaatataatacaaaaatagaaaaaaataatcgatgttgatgaagtgtatatttataattaaaaagtgttcaaatatcattgttaattttaatttcctagGACTTACAAACTATATGTGTATGCTCATttccatataatttaatttagagtCGTGgtgtcaaattatatataaattaaagctTGACGTACACCAAACTAACCAAGTTCCTACTACCACCGtcacagttttttttataaaaaagaactattATTTCTTGGATGCATCTACATATATGTATTATGAAAAGTAGgtgatctaaaaaaaaaaaaaaattggcataCGGGACTTAAAGTTGAAAGGCAAAGAgaaaatttcaagaataaaaaaatgttatcatgCATACCACTCCGAGCCTGGATTTGATGTCCTTGATATGGTCAATGGAGAAGTCCATACTTGATATGCAAATTGGGCGAAACTCGGTTCCTTCATCTCCTGACCTTATTGGTGTTTCATCATCACTAATGATGCTACTCTTCAATACACTCCATCCAAAATCTGAGACAGTGTTGAAGGCAGAGGAACACATCCAAGAAAACCTTCTCCAAAAGTTTTCGGTTGATGATTGTGGCTTTGATGGTCTTAGAGAAGGAAATGACAAGGGTAGAGAGGGGTCATCAGCTCTTTGTAGACAAGAAAGAAGTGCACCAACGAGAGAATAACCATCTCCAAGTGCATGGTGAAGCTTAAATATTATGCTGCTAGATGCATCATTTGTGGGGTAATTGATTATGTGAATGGACCATAGAGGTTTGCTTTGTGGTAATTGCTCCATTGCCATGCTTGATAAATAATCATGGAAAAACTTGTCGTAGGATTCCACTGTTTTGCCTTTGGGGAATTTGGGAAAGTGGACATGCTCTTTCAAATTCACATCAACTTGCTTCCATCGTTTCTCTCCATCTTTATCTTGGACCTGGTTTCATAAACAATGGAAGATTATCAGacttaataaattaatgatcaaATTAACTTAGTACTTATGAGATGATGATATATATTgagtaaacaaaaacaaaagattaaagcaaattaaattataatgcaAACTATctatagaaattaattaatacccTTTTGGAATTAAAATTTGTGTTATCTTGATTTATCATCTTGTTAATTATATAGTATTCTTATGCTCATGATCCTAATTAATatagatatgaaaataaattaaacagcatAAAAAGGGaagctagagagagagagagagaaccatGACGGAGGAGAAGCGTGGATTGATGGGaagaaaaacatctttaataAGAGCGAAGGTTTGCAAGTCATGTATGGGAACTTCAAATTCCAAAACTCCAATGATGTATATGCATAGCACAGAACTGTTGAAGTATTGTCCCATAGGACTAACTGGTTCTTCTTGCTCCTCTTTTAGGTATTCCATAAGGCTATATTTTTTGTCAcgttcagagagagagagagagataaaagCTATAAAACCACTGAAGTTTTACAACCTGAGAATTAAGCGGGAATATGGAAccttatatatattgtaaatagATTAGAGAgggaatttttaaataaactagGGTGCCAGAGATACCTTGCAAAAGCAACGTGTAATTTACCTTTAAAATTGAGTAAGTGATTTTAC
This window harbors:
- the LOC100782933 gene encoding malonyl-CoA:anthocyanidin 5-O-glucoside-6''-O-malonyltransferase, whose amino-acid sequence is MAVENIKVHEESNVAPPPSSTQSLSLPFTLYDTLFLRFPSIDWIFFYSLNAQQSEPSFFYANVIPKLKASLSHTLLHYPPLAGNILWPSDSTIPIISYTPGDAVSVVVAESNAEFNHFIDYSVPHEATESRFLVPHLESSDSRASALALQITLFPNKGFSIGISIHHAAVDGRSSTMFIKAWASLCQQIIMNYETTSQSVVVPSLVPELEPSFDRTLIKDPGNWNRFLLAKWCPNIANGNSDGDDNGKRTVKILPSPPRLKEAFSATSVIKPTIEEAVRATFVLTREDLEKIKKRVFSKWDQVKDPEPEPESESESKSTVNSSSKPPTLSSFVLACAYSVVCIAKAVHGVEKEKQKFGFWFPVDYRARLEPPIPDTYFGNCVWSHLVDAEPLDFIKEEGLVLVAKSINRKVKTLHKEEVFGKSSSRFMALAKEGAEMLGVSMSNKFMVYETDFGWGKPAKVDIINLDRASNLTMGLLDSKDGDGGVEVGLVMHQKVMDLFGTIFHGGLKDE
- the LOC100782384 gene encoding O-acyltransferase WSD1; translation: MEYLKEEQEEPVSPMGQYFNSSVLCIYIIGVLEFEVPIHDLQTFALIKDVFLPINPRFSSVMVQDKDGEKRWKQVDVNLKEHVHFPKFPKGKTVESYDKFFHDYLSSMAMEQLPQSKPLWSIHIINYPTNDASSSIIFKLHHALGDGYSLVGALLSCLQRADDPSLPLSFPSLRPSKPQSSTENFWRRFSWMCSSAFNTVSDFGWSVLKSSIISDDETPIRSGDEGTEFRPICISSMDFSIDHIKDIKSRLGVTINDVITGIVFYGTRLYMQDMDSKSKTADSTALVLLNTRNIEGYQSINEMLNNKAKGPWGNKISFLHVPIPKLNQNKMSNPLDFIWDSHNIIKRKKQSLAVALTGILLDTESKFRGQEAVAKHLRGTVTKSSAVISSLVGPMQQMSLANHPVKGLYFTLAGGPESLAISIMSYVGVLRVTLKTEKDFIDEEKLKSCIQSAFQMILEAATAHS